A DNA window from Gigantopelta aegis isolate Gae_Host chromosome 4, Gae_host_genome, whole genome shotgun sequence contains the following coding sequences:
- the LOC121372237 gene encoding uncharacterized protein LOC121372237, which translates to MSREDSSHQERQPLHKDGFDADVQLDVNGHHDQTEADPVSVSLIQHGKPPDRNGLSYTSEPMFQDVMESPYKDTTESDPNLRRVVSSDLLPRPWGNFQQVLVVSYVSCVFFIITGIFALKYTQRAMMHQSKGLLGMAQKDIKRAVHLIYISFVVGLLLLVLVPIIVVCSNGC; encoded by the coding sequence ATGTCTCGAGAAGATTCCAGTCACCAAGAACGCCAGCCACTGCACAAGGACGGCTTTGATGCTGATGTTCAACTCGACGTCAACGGACACCATGACCAGACCGAGGCCGACCCAGTGTCTGTGTCACTGATACAACATGGGAAACCTCCCGACAGAAACGGTCTGTCGTACACGTCAGAGCCAATGTTCCAGGATGTGATGGAGAGTCCTTACAAGGACACGACAGAGTCCGACCCAAACCTGCGCCGGGTGGTGTCCTCCGACCTGCTCCCACGTCCCTGGGGGAACTTCCAGCAGGTGTTGGTCGTGTCGTATGTTAGCTGTGTGTTCTTCATCATCACGGGAATCTTCGCTCTCAAGTACACGCAGAGGGCCATGATGCACCAGTCTAAGGGTTTGCTGGGCATGGCTCAGAAAGACATTAAGCGGGCTGTTCACCTGATCTACATCAGTTTTGTGGTTGGTCTCCTGTTGCTTGTTCTTGTTCCCATTATCGTCGTGTGCAGCAACGGCTGTTGA
- the LOC121369978 gene encoding uncharacterized protein LOC121369978, giving the protein MTASKSITKKSRVISSNWPRFLVISSTDDRALKKLSPFAIQKGLVGLVGEPKNVTKIKNGSLLVECSTEKHSKCLLKSTILANIRIIVLPHTSLNSSKGVIRCRDLEGVSDEEICDNLTSQDVTVVRRIKVRRNNELVPTNTFILTFSTPTLPHSIKAGYLNIPVEPFIHNPLRCFKCQKYGHGQNTCRGKLTCARCGQFDHDSKTCKKDLVCTNCKGDHFAYSRECPMWKKEKKVQEKTAKAAQQQKEAAQKKKQAPANATCSTQVSLDTNKSSVGLCTGMPVPSLPKLKSKPAKKDHTSGRLKKAEQNLTTSNMFQALDDGGDEMEVSSLDYPGTKRPPPKPKITPILPPDGE; this is encoded by the exons ATGACTGCCTCAAAATCAATTACGAAGAAATCACGTGTGATCTCTTCAAATTGGCCAAGGTTCCTCGTCATCAGTTCCACTGATGATAGGGCCTTGAAAAAATTGTCACCTTTTGCAATTCAAAAGGGGCTCGTCGGTCTAGTCGGGGAGCCaaaaaatgttacaaaaattaaaaacggATCGCTGTTGGTTGAATGTTCGACAGAAAAGCATTCTAAATGTCTTCTCAAGTCGACTATTCTAGCCAACATTCGCATCATCGTACTGCCACACACTTCTCTCAACTCCTCGAAGGGAGTTATCAGATGCCGAGATTTGGAAGGTGTTAGTGATGAGGAAATCTGTGACAATCTTACTTCACAAGATGTCACAGTCGTCAGGAGAATAAAGGTTCGGAGGAACAACGAATTGGTTCCAACGAATACCTTTATTCTAACATTCAGTACTCCTACCCTTCCACATTCGATTAAGGCTGGATACCTCAACATTCCTGTTGAGCCTTTCATTCATAATCCACTTCGATGCTTCAAATGCCAGAAATATGGCCATGGTCAAAATACCTGTCGAGGCAAACTGACATGTGCTCGTTGCGGTCAGTTTGACCACGACAGTAAAACTTGCAAAAAAGACCTTGTATGTACAAACTGCAAGGGAGATCATTTCGCGTACTCGAGAGAGTGCCCGATGtggaaaaaggaaaagaaggtTCAGGAG AAAACTGCAAAAGCTGCTCAGCAGCAGAAGGAGGCAGCTCAGAAAAAGAAGCAAGCTCCTGCCAATGCTACCTGCTCCACACAGGTGTCCTTGGACACAAACAAATCATCAGTTGGGTTGTGTACTGGGATGCCAGTTCCCAGCCTACCCAAGTTAAAAAGCAAACCAGCGAAGAAGGATCACACCTCTGGGCGGCTTAAAAAAGCCGAACAGAACTTAACAACAAGTAATATGTTTCAGGCTCTGGATGATGGAGGTGATGAGATGGAAGTCTCATCACTTGATTATCCAGGAACAAAACGACCACCACCAAAGCCAAAGATAACTcccatacttcctcccgatGGCGAATAA